In Pseudomonadota bacterium, a genomic segment contains:
- a CDS encoding VOC family protein, producing MDILKRTTFVVADAEASAQFYVKVFGWSVWYDNIVKADHRFPPSGASDKAEVKLVIVEAADPKIGKLGFLQYLDPPFDTGTRKDRTMIRMGEPILVIETEDVDAVYRRATELGANVVTAPVDWEVPSPDGQSVIHLRSVSMFDPNGIYMEISAHP from the coding sequence ATGGATATCCTGAAACGCACAACGTTTGTGGTTGCCGACGCGGAAGCCTCGGCGCAGTTTTACGTCAAGGTCTTTGGCTGGAGCGTGTGGTACGACAATATCGTGAAGGCGGACCATCGTTTTCCCCCATCCGGGGCGTCCGATAAAGCGGAGGTCAAGCTGGTGATTGTCGAGGCGGCCGATCCGAAGATCGGCAAGCTGGGTTTTCTTCAATACCTGGACCCGCCGTTCGACACCGGGACGCGCAAGGACCGGACCATGATTCGTATGGGTGAGCCGATACTTGTGATTGAGACCGAGGACGTGGACGCCGTTTATCGTCGCGCAACCGAGCTGGGCGCCAACGTGGTCACGGCGCCCGTCGACTGGGAAGTGCCGTCACCAGACGGTCAGTCGGTGATCCATCTTCGGAGTGTCTCGATGTTCGACCCGAACGGCATCTATATGGAGATCAGCGCTCACCCGTGA